Proteins encoded by one window of Roseibium sp. Sym1:
- a CDS encoding AsmA-like C-terminal domain-containing protein, giving the protein MPQKRKRLRLIAVAVLLCMVAGVVALFASGPVRVPMLGSLLALQGTRGPVTLEIAQASLDFTAPDGINVLVEGVQADIDGPSPVRISLPKILAPLDRDALLSGRVHFSWLDLEEPHVKVVLDGRSAKVPEMEPLMEAVDRVSDVIDDQFARRALRFVRIRSASVELAGASPRRFKGIDADIFRGDNRTIRAFAKVSGNVSTWRMELARSAPEDARQKNIGVVVNGITLAELLGPEARLVQGKGLGLPASAKIESRLSKDGKFLSANAVARVRNGWFQMGKTLVAFDDAALSLVFRRGQGEIEITRSHVIRGNTRVFFTGVLAPAKDDSGEWQISLDTEHPQFGSSDVAEAPQMMDGIQVRGRFDPQDRLLSVDRFTARSGKAVAHGVAYLQFTPEGPYLAIAAEGEQIPVALAKQLWPITLVPPARRWINERVKAGLIETLSYTGAIRPPAFDHRDPDAGWSGDDMRLDMTFTGGAVAPIGDVPEISGASGTMTVRDETLTVHATAASAKAATGGMVQVPETVFKIFNLPLREGKIAALTTRIEGEALDLGDLVNRAPFKVLDRAGLEKGGVQGEGQLDIEARFPLGKQIDLTDVDWRATGELKNFTDTNPIMGHTVAKADVSLEANREQVAIIGKGVLDGLRADIDLVVPLGESGIAARQDVVVSVTAEQLKDKGIDLTAFLDGGMTLSVAKAGDGQEFVIDLKQTEMHLLALGWQKAKGVPATASFKLLETDGQRKVTDFKLVSEGVDVTGYMNLSAAGDLVRAEFDTFKLRPGDDVEVDIQRASDGRYDIIFAGPSFDSRGLIRSLRSPGGSKGAGDFSGGARIAATIDRVIGFNNQSIDKFTGHVETGAKGLVSADLKGKVNDRSNFEFVVTEQNGTQTANGRFANTGATLRFLDLYERMRGGTGSLSVAMADEDSWVGDFNVRSLRITEDPAIRRIRERDNRSNLNPDGSVVRARGETGSASFDTLDISFSRDGDLMTISRGALRGNALGGTVSGTVDLDQQTLNLTGTFVPIYAINNFFAKIPLLGFALGGNSGEGLIGVTYRLSGSVSDPDLSVNPISAIAPGIFRKMFEFQPN; this is encoded by the coding sequence ATGCCGCAGAAGCGCAAGCGCCTGCGACTGATTGCCGTTGCAGTCCTGCTTTGCATGGTGGCAGGAGTTGTTGCCTTGTTCGCGTCCGGGCCCGTGCGGGTCCCGATGCTCGGCAGTCTGCTCGCGCTTCAGGGAACACGCGGGCCTGTCACGCTTGAGATCGCGCAGGCCAGCCTCGACTTCACCGCGCCCGACGGAATCAATGTCCTTGTCGAAGGCGTGCAGGCGGACATCGACGGTCCGTCGCCCGTTCGCATCAGCCTGCCGAAGATATTGGCCCCGCTTGATCGTGACGCCCTCCTGTCCGGACGGGTCCATTTCTCCTGGCTTGACCTGGAAGAACCGCACGTGAAGGTGGTTCTGGACGGCCGGTCCGCCAAGGTTCCGGAGATGGAACCGCTCATGGAGGCTGTTGACCGTGTGAGCGATGTCATCGACGACCAGTTTGCCCGGCGCGCCCTGCGGTTCGTGCGCATCAGAAGCGCGTCCGTGGAACTTGCCGGCGCGTCCCCCAGGCGGTTCAAAGGCATAGACGCGGATATCTTTCGGGGAGATAACCGAACGATCCGGGCCTTTGCCAAGGTTTCCGGAAACGTTTCGACCTGGCGGATGGAATTGGCCCGCAGCGCTCCGGAGGATGCGCGGCAGAAAAATATCGGCGTCGTGGTCAACGGAATCACGCTTGCCGAATTGCTTGGGCCGGAGGCGCGTCTCGTACAGGGCAAGGGACTTGGCCTGCCCGCGTCGGCAAAGATCGAAAGCCGGCTCAGCAAGGACGGAAAGTTCCTCTCGGCCAATGCCGTTGCCCGCGTGCGCAACGGCTGGTTCCAGATGGGCAAGACGCTGGTTGCCTTTGACGATGCCGCCCTGTCGCTGGTGTTTCGGCGGGGACAAGGTGAAATCGAAATCACGCGGTCGCATGTCATTCGCGGCAACACGCGTGTCTTTTTCACTGGAGTGCTCGCGCCGGCGAAGGATGACAGCGGCGAATGGCAGATCAGCCTGGACACGGAACACCCCCAATTCGGGTCCTCCGACGTCGCGGAAGCGCCTCAGATGATGGACGGAATCCAGGTTCGAGGGCGTTTCGACCCACAAGACAGATTGTTGTCCGTCGACAGGTTTACGGCCAGGTCCGGCAAGGCGGTGGCGCATGGAGTGGCTTACCTGCAATTCACGCCCGAGGGACCGTATCTCGCGATCGCCGCGGAAGGTGAGCAGATCCCGGTGGCGCTTGCCAAGCAGCTCTGGCCGATCACGCTCGTGCCGCCGGCGCGGCGCTGGATCAACGAGCGGGTCAAGGCTGGCCTGATCGAGACCCTGTCCTATACCGGTGCAATTCGACCGCCCGCGTTTGATCACCGCGACCCCGACGCGGGCTGGTCGGGCGATGACATGCGCCTGGACATGACTTTCACCGGCGGTGCCGTGGCGCCGATCGGCGATGTGCCGGAGATTTCCGGAGCGAGCGGGACCATGACGGTGAGGGACGAGACGCTGACCGTTCATGCCACGGCGGCATCCGCAAAAGCTGCCACCGGCGGCATGGTGCAGGTGCCGGAAACGGTTTTCAAGATTTTCAATTTGCCGTTGAGAGAGGGCAAGATTGCCGCTCTCACCACCAGAATTGAAGGGGAAGCCCTGGACCTTGGAGACCTTGTCAACCGGGCGCCGTTCAAGGTCCTGGATCGCGCAGGGCTGGAAAAGGGCGGCGTCCAGGGGGAGGGGCAACTCGATATCGAGGCGCGTTTCCCGCTTGGCAAGCAGATCGACCTGACGGATGTCGACTGGCGGGCGACCGGAGAACTGAAGAATTTTACCGACACCAATCCGATCATGGGACACACCGTGGCCAAAGCTGATGTCTCCCTGGAAGCAAACCGGGAGCAGGTCGCGATCATAGGAAAGGGTGTTCTTGACGGTCTGCGCGCCGATATCGATCTCGTGGTGCCGCTGGGTGAGTCCGGGATCGCGGCGCGGCAGGATGTCGTGGTCAGCGTCACGGCGGAGCAGCTTAAGGACAAGGGCATCGACCTGACGGCCTTCCTCGACGGGGGCATGACGTTGAGCGTTGCCAAGGCGGGTGACGGTCAGGAGTTCGTCATTGACCTGAAACAGACGGAGATGCATCTGCTCGCCCTCGGCTGGCAGAAGGCAAAAGGGGTTCCGGCCACGGCGTCCTTCAAGCTTCTCGAGACGGATGGTCAACGCAAGGTCACGGACTTCAAGCTCGTTTCCGAAGGGGTGGATGTCACAGGTTACATGAACCTCTCCGCAGCCGGTGATCTGGTCAGGGCCGAATTCGATACGTTCAAGCTGCGTCCGGGCGACGATGTCGAGGTCGATATCCAGAGAGCCTCCGACGGCCGTTACGACATCATCTTTGCCGGGCCGTCCTTTGACAGCCGGGGCCTGATCCGCAGCTTGCGCAGCCCGGGCGGCAGCAAGGGGGCCGGAGACTTTTCGGGCGGCGCCAGGATCGCGGCGACAATCGACCGGGTGATCGGCTTCAACAACCAGTCCATCGACAAGTTCACCGGCCATGTCGAGACGGGGGCCAAGGGCCTGGTTTCCGCGGACCTGAAAGGGAAGGTAAACGACCGTTCCAATTTCGAATTTGTCGTCACCGAGCAGAACGGCACCCAGACCGCGAATGGACGCTTCGCCAACACGGGCGCGACACTTCGGTTCCTCGACCTCTACGAGCGCATGCGCGGGGGAACGGGATCGCTCAGCGTTGCCATGGCGGATGAAGACAGCTGGGTCGGCGATTTCAACGTGCGGTCCCTGCGCATCACCGAGGACCCGGCGATCAGGCGGATTCGCGAGCGTGACAACCGGTCCAATCTCAATCCTGACGGCTCGGTTGTCCGTGCCCGTGGCGAAACGGGAAGCGCTTCCTTTGACACGCTCGATATCAGTTTTTCCCGGGACGGCGACCTGATGACGATCAGCCGGGGGGCTTTAAGAGGCAACGCGCTTGGCGGTACGGTCAGCGGAACCGTCGACCTGGATCAGCAGACGCTGAACCTGACCGGCACGTTCGTTCCGATCTATGCGATCAACAACTTCTTTGCCAAGATCCCGCTTCTGGGATTTGCCCTTGGAGGCAATTCGGGTGAAGGCCTGATTGGCGTCACCTACCGGTTGTCGGGATCGGTGTCGGATCCGGACCTGTCGGTCAATCCGATTTCGGCGATCGCGCCGGGAATCTTCCGCAAGATGTTCGAATTTCAACCCAATTGA
- the tyrS gene encoding tyrosine--tRNA ligase, whose product MSEFKSDFLNVLTERGFIHQISDPKGLDDLCARETVTAYIGFDCTAPSLHAGSLVPIMMLHWFQKTGHRPIALMGGGTTRVGDPSGKDESRKMLTEDLIEENKAGIRKVFEKLLTFGDGPTDAMMLDNADWLLKLNYVDFLREIGRHFSVNQMIQRDSVRLRLEREQHLSFLEFNYMLLQGYDYLELYRRTGCRLQMGGSDQWGNILSGTDLVRRLEEVEAFALTSPLLTTSSGAKMGKTAAGAVWLNEEQLSAYDYWQYWRNTEDADVERFLKLFTVLPMDEIARLAALQGSEVNEAKKILATEATALIHGRDKAEAAAETARKAFEEGQSAEGLPTVEIAAADLEAGLGVLSAFVTAGLCASNGDVRRNIKGGAVRVNDKGEQNDKRQLTPADLTDDGIIKLSLGKKKHVLLKPV is encoded by the coding sequence ATGAGCGAGTTCAAATCGGACTTTCTAAACGTTCTCACCGAGCGCGGTTTCATTCATCAGATCTCGGACCCGAAGGGCCTCGACGACCTGTGTGCAAGGGAAACAGTGACCGCCTATATCGGATTCGATTGCACGGCACCGAGCCTTCATGCCGGTTCGCTCGTGCCGATCATGATGCTGCACTGGTTCCAGAAGACCGGCCACCGGCCGATTGCCCTCATGGGCGGCGGCACCACCCGTGTCGGCGACCCGTCGGGCAAGGACGAGTCGCGCAAGATGCTGACCGAGGACCTCATCGAGGAGAACAAGGCCGGCATCCGCAAGGTTTTCGAGAAGCTGCTCACCTTCGGCGACGGACCGACCGACGCCATGATGCTCGACAATGCCGACTGGCTCCTGAAGCTGAATTATGTCGATTTCCTGCGCGAGATCGGCCGGCATTTCTCCGTCAACCAGATGATCCAGCGGGATTCGGTCCGCTTGCGCCTGGAACGCGAGCAACACCTGTCCTTCCTCGAATTCAACTACATGCTGCTCCAGGGCTACGACTACCTGGAACTCTACCGGCGCACCGGCTGCCGCCTGCAGATGGGCGGCTCGGACCAGTGGGGCAACATTCTGTCCGGTACGGACCTTGTCCGCCGACTGGAAGAGGTCGAGGCCTTCGCGCTCACCTCCCCGCTGCTGACAACCTCCTCCGGTGCCAAGATGGGCAAGACCGCCGCCGGCGCAGTCTGGCTCAACGAGGAACAGCTGTCGGCCTATGATTACTGGCAGTACTGGCGCAACACCGAGGATGCCGATGTCGAGCGGTTCCTGAAACTGTTCACGGTTCTGCCCATGGACGAGATTGCCCGTCTGGCCGCCCTCCAGGGCTCCGAAGTCAACGAGGCGAAGAAGATCCTGGCAACCGAGGCGACCGCGCTGATCCACGGCCGGGACAAGGCAGAGGCTGCTGCAGAAACCGCCCGCAAGGCGTTTGAGGAAGGCCAGTCGGCGGAAGGACTGCCAACAGTCGAGATTGCCGCGGCGGATCTCGAGGCCGGACTGGGCGTGCTGTCCGCTTTTGTCACCGCGGGCCTGTGTGCCTCCAACGGTGATGTCCGCCGCAACATCAAGGGCGGCGCCGTCAGGGTCAACGACAAGGGCGAACAGAACGACAAGCGCCAGCTGACCCCGGCCGATCTGACGGATGACGGCATCATCAAGCTGTCCCTGGGCAAGAAGAAACACGTGCTGTTGAAACCGGTCTGA
- a CDS encoding DUF4396 domain-containing protein, with product MLQGAMIVWFALTAASLIFVLWDSLANGVTSWVQRLAWILVVAYTGPVGCFLYLLTCRRPFPGGHDRFTNRTWKQAINSEMHCLAGDATGIVIAAAIVPLLGLTNGWDAVLEYGAGFVCGLFIFQALMMRGMFEGDYWKAVRKTFFAETVSMNCVMAGMLPTMIILSSFWPDSEDPLAAEFWFRMSLASIVGLAAAYPVNHWLVASHLKHGCMTLPGKDALDLGHRSPEAALHEGMTGNMQHHGSEGTMHAGHGKMEMRKLSLPVQIVLIVVSFAILAAAGFVTSIFVPISF from the coding sequence ATGTTGCAAGGTGCCATGATTGTCTGGTTCGCCCTGACGGCGGCCAGCCTGATTTTTGTTCTGTGGGATTCCCTCGCCAACGGCGTCACCAGTTGGGTGCAGCGGCTCGCCTGGATACTGGTTGTCGCCTATACCGGGCCGGTCGGGTGTTTCCTCTACCTGTTGACTTGCCGGCGCCCTTTTCCCGGAGGGCACGACCGTTTCACCAACAGGACCTGGAAACAGGCCATCAACAGCGAGATGCATTGCCTTGCGGGAGACGCCACCGGCATCGTGATCGCGGCCGCCATAGTTCCCCTGCTCGGGCTGACAAACGGCTGGGACGCTGTGCTTGAATATGGCGCCGGCTTCGTCTGCGGCCTGTTCATTTTCCAGGCCCTGATGATGCGCGGCATGTTTGAAGGCGACTATTGGAAGGCCGTCCGAAAGACCTTCTTCGCGGAAACCGTGTCCATGAACTGCGTCATGGCCGGCATGCTGCCGACCATGATAATCCTGAGCAGCTTTTGGCCGGACTCGGAAGACCCTCTGGCGGCTGAATTCTGGTTCCGGATGAGCCTTGCCTCGATCGTCGGCCTCGCGGCGGCGTACCCGGTCAACCACTGGCTGGTCGCTTCGCACCTCAAGCATGGCTGCATGACCCTGCCCGGCAAGGATGCCCTGGATCTCGGGCACAGGTCACCTGAAGCCGCGCTGCATGAAGGCATGACAGGCAACATGCAGCATCACGGCTCCGAAGGGACAATGCACGCAGGACACGGCAAAATGGAAATGCGGAAACTGTCCCTTCCCGTGCAGATCGTGCTGATCGTGGTCTCCTTCGCCATTCTGGCCGCGGCGGGCTTTGTTACGAGCATCTTTGTGCCGATTTCGTTTTGA
- a CDS encoding tyrosyl-tRNA synthetase, which translates to MFRKFAIATVAVATLATAAVTIAPNEAHAKNRRAGAIAAGAIIGLAAGAIIANQARPRYYAPVRCSYRPVTRWDPYYGRHVVVAHRKVCY; encoded by the coding sequence ATGTTCCGCAAGTTTGCAATCGCCACCGTCGCCGTCGCCACACTGGCAACCGCTGCCGTCACCATCGCTCCGAATGAAGCCCACGCCAAGAACCGCCGCGCAGGCGCAATCGCGGCCGGTGCCATCATCGGTCTTGCCGCCGGCGCCATCATCGCCAACCAGGCCCGCCCGCGCTACTATGCGCCCGTGCGCTGCAGCTATCGGCCGGTGACCCGCTGGGACCCCTATTACGGCCGTCACGTGGTCGTCGCGCACCGCAAGGTCTGCTACTGA
- a CDS encoding DmpA family aminopeptidase — translation MSAKPLSPSRSAGLVCGSLRAGPSNSISDVDGITVGHCTLDKGSLRTGFTAILPHQGNLFRDKPVAAVEVINGFGKSAGLVQVDELGTLETPILLTNTFGVGTGVNVLIRRAVSENPEIGRSTGTVNPVVLECNDGYLSDIQAMALSEEDAETALAAASPDFEQGSVGAGTGMSAFGFKGGIGTASRIFELDGRVFSLGALVLANFGRPGDLILPDGRRAHPKGERQGEERGSVIVVLATDVSLESRQLKRIARRAGAGLARLGAFYGNGSGDIALAFSTGRRLPHFGECDFIACDILKEGRIDVLFQAAAETTQEAVLNAMIAAPAMRGWRRSKRPSLADWLEENGRC, via the coding sequence ATGTCCGCAAAGCCTCTCTCACCGTCCAGATCCGCGGGCCTTGTCTGCGGTTCGCTTCGAGCCGGTCCGAGCAATTCCATTTCCGACGTTGACGGGATCACCGTCGGTCACTGCACCTTGGACAAGGGAAGTCTCAGAACCGGATTTACCGCAATCCTGCCTCATCAGGGCAATCTCTTCCGCGACAAGCCGGTTGCGGCGGTTGAGGTGATCAACGGTTTCGGCAAGAGCGCCGGCCTTGTTCAGGTCGACGAACTGGGCACGCTCGAGACGCCGATCCTCTTGACCAACACCTTTGGCGTCGGGACAGGCGTCAATGTCCTGATCAGACGGGCTGTTTCTGAAAACCCGGAGATCGGCCGCTCGACCGGCACCGTCAATCCTGTTGTCCTTGAATGCAATGACGGTTATTTGAGCGACATTCAGGCGATGGCCCTTTCGGAGGAGGATGCTGAGACCGCTCTTGCGGCGGCTTCACCGGACTTTGAACAGGGCAGTGTCGGCGCAGGGACCGGCATGAGCGCGTTCGGTTTCAAGGGCGGCATCGGCACCGCCTCCCGCATATTCGAGCTGGATGGCCGCGTGTTCTCGCTCGGGGCCCTGGTTCTGGCCAATTTCGGAAGGCCAGGCGACTTGATCCTGCCGGACGGACGCAGGGCGCATCCCAAGGGAGAGAGGCAAGGCGAAGAGCGCGGCTCGGTGATCGTCGTTCTGGCCACGGACGTTTCCCTAGAAAGCCGCCAGCTGAAACGGATTGCAAGACGTGCCGGCGCCGGCCTTGCCAGGCTCGGAGCCTTTTATGGCAATGGCAGCGGTGATATCGCCCTGGCATTTTCAACCGGGCGGCGGCTGCCTCATTTTGGGGAGTGCGATTTCATCGCTTGCGATATTCTTAAGGAGGGCAGGATCGATGTCCTGTTCCAGGCTGCCGCCGAGACCACCCAGGAAGCCGTTCTGAACGCGATGATCGCCGCGCCCGCCATGCGCGGCTGGCGGCGGAGCAAGCGGCCCTCGCTCGCAGACTGGCTCGAAGAGAACGGGCGGTGCTGA